The Tenrec ecaudatus isolate mTenEca1 chromosome 7, mTenEca1.hap1, whole genome shotgun sequence genome window below encodes:
- the BAG6 gene encoding large proline-rich protein BAG6 isoform X9, with protein MEPSDSSSTTMEEPDSLEVLVKTLDSQTRTFIVGAQMNVKEFKEHIAASVSIPSEKQRLIYQGRVLQDDKTLQEYNVGGKVIHLVERAPPQTQLPSSGASSGTGSPSTTHGGGPQPGTRGTGASVHDRNANSYVMVGTFNLPSEPRVRLVMAQHMIRDIQTLLSRMECRGAPQAQPPPQTPTAAPEPAALSSQTTDAEESEAPPREPMAAEEVEEHAPSQSPEPAPSAGPSPSGLTPAPETNAPNHPSPAEYVEVLQELQRLESRLQPFLQRYYEVLGAAATTDYNNNHEGREEDQRLVNLVAESLRLLGNTFVALSDLRCNLACAPPRHLHVVRPMSHYTTPMVLQQAAIPIQINVGTTVTMTGNGTRPPPAASAEAPPPGPGQASSMAPSSTTAESSTEGAPPPGPGPAPPPTASHPRVIRISHQSVEPVVMMHMNIQDSATQPGGVPSAPAGPLGPPGHGQTLGQQVPGFPTAPTRVVIARPTPPQARPSHPGGPPVSGTLGAGLGTNASLAQMVSGLVGQLLMQPVLVAQGSPGMASPPAPATASASAGTTNTATTAGPAPGGPAQPPPPQPSTADLQLSQLLGNLLAPAGPGAGAPGMASSPTITVAMPGVPAFLQGMTDFLQATQTAAPPPPPPPAPEQQASPPPGSPPGGAGSPGGLGPESLPPEFFTSVVQGVLSSLLGSLGARAGSSESIAAFIQRLSGSSNIFEPGADGALGFFGALLSLLCQNFSMVDVVMLLHGHFQPLQRLQPQLRAFFHQHYLGGQDPTPGNIRTATHTLINGLEEYVRESFSLVEVQPGVDIIRTNLEFLQEQFNSIAAHVLHCADSGFGARLLELCNQGLFECLALNLHCLGGQQMELAAVINGRIRRMSRGVNPSLVSWLTTMMGLRLQVVLEHMPVGPDAILRYVRRVGDPPQALPEEPMEVQGAERTSPEPQRENASPAPGTTAEEAMSRGPPPAPEGGSRDEQDGASADTEPWAAAVPPEWVPIIQQDIQSQRKVKPQPPLSDAYLSGMPAKRRKTMQGEGPQLLLSEAVSRAAKAAGARPLTSPESLSRDLEAPEVQESYRQQLRSDIQKRLQEDPNYSPQRFPNAHRAFADDP; from the exons ATGGAGCCCAGTGATAGTAGCAGTACCACTATGGAGGAGCCTGACAGCCTggaggtgctggtgaagacccTGGACTCTCAGACGCGGACCTTTATTGTGGGGGCGCAG ATGAACGTGAAGGAGTTTAAGGAGCACATTGCCGCCTCTGTTAGCATCCCGTCCGAGAAGCAAAGGCTCATCTACCAGGGGCGTGTGCTGCAGGACGATAAGACGCTCCAGGAATACA ATGTTGGAGGAAAGGTTATTCATTTGGTGGAACGGGCTCCTCCTCAGACTCAGCTCCCTTCATCTGGAGCATCTTCTGGGACCGGGTCTCCTTCAACTACCCATGGTGGGGGACCCCAGCCTGGTACTCGGGGTACTGGGGCCTCAGTTCATGACCGGAATGCCAACAGCTATGTCATGGTTGGAACCTTCAATCTTCCT AGTGAACCACGGGTACGGCTGGTAATGGCTCAGCACATGATCAGGGACATACAGACCCTGTTGTCCCGGATGGAG TGTCGAGGGGCCCCTCAAGCCCAGCCGCCTCCCCAGACGCCGACGGCCGCCCCTGAGCCAGCAGCCTTGAGCTCCCAGACAACAGACGCGGAGGAAAGTGAAGCCCCTCCTCGGGAGCCTATGGCGGCGGAAGAGGTCGAGGAGCACGCCCCATCTCAGAGCCCGGAGCCTGCCCCTTCTGCTGGTCCGTCCCCTTCGGGACTGACGCCTGCACCAGAGACAAATGCACCCAA ccacccttctcctgcgGAATACGTCGAGGTGCTCCAGGAGCTGCAGCGGCTGGAGAGCCGCCTCCAGCCCTTCCTGCAGCGCTACTATGAGGTGCTGGGTGCTGCCGCCACCACGGACTATAACAACAAC CACGAAGGCCGAGAGGAGGACCAGCGCTTGGTCAACCTGGTGGCGGAGAGCCTGCGGCTGCTGGGCAACACCTTCGTGGCGCTGTCGGACCTGCGCTGCAACCTGGCCTGCGCCCCCCCACGGCACCTACATGTGGTCCGGCCCATGTCCCACTACACCACCCCTATGGTGCTCCAGCAGGCGGCCATTCCCATCCAG ATCAATGTTGGCACCACTGTGACCATGACGGGGAATGGGACTCGGCCCCCCCCGGCTGCCAGTGCGGAGGCACCTCCCCCAGGTCCTGGGCAGGCCTCGTCGATGGCTCCCTCCTCTACCACTGCTGAGTCCTCCACTGAGGGGGCTCCCCCCCCGGGGCCGGGACCAGCACCGCCCCCAACCGCCAGCCACCCGAGGGTCATCCGCATTTCCCACCAGAGCGTGGAGCCCGTGGTGATGATGCACATGAACATTCAGG ATTCTGCCACGCAGCCTGGTGGGGTTCCGAGTGCTCCTGCTGGCCCTCTTGGACCCCCTGGTCACGGCCAAACCCTGG GACAGCAAGTGCCAGGTTTTCCAACAGCTCCTACCCGGGTGGTGATTGCCCGGCCCACCCCTCCACAGGCTCGTCCTTCTCACCCGGGGGGGCCCCCAGTCTCTGGCACTCTG GGTGCCGGGCTGGGCACCAACGCCTCCTTGGCCCAGATGGTGAGCGGCCTCGTAGGGCAGCTTCTCATGCAGCCCGTCCTTGTGG CTCAAGGGAGCCCGGGGATGGCTTCAcctccagcccctgccactgcctctGCCAGTGCCGGCACCACCAACACGGCCACCACCgctggccctgccccaggcgggcCTGCCCAGCCTCCACCCCCACAACCCTCCACGGCCGACCTTCAGCTGTCCCAGCTCCTGGGGAACCTCCTGGCACCAGcggggcctggggctggagcgCCTGGCATGGCGTCGTCCCCCACCATCACTGTAGCTATGCCTGGGGTTCCGGCCTTCCTCCAGGGCATGACTGACTTCTTGCAG GCAACTCAGACGGCCGCgccacccccaccgccaccccctgCCCCGGAGCAGCAGGCTTCTCCCCCTCCGGGGTCCCCTCCTGGAGGCGCGGGGAGCCCTGGAGGCCTGGGTCCCGAGAGCCTGCCCCCAGAGTTCTTCACGTCGGTGGTGCAGGGTGTGCTGAGCTCCCTGCTGGGCTCCTTGGGCGCGAGGGCCGGTAGCAGTGAGAGCATCGCAGCCTTCATACAGCGCCTCAGTGGCTCCAGCAACATCTTTGAGCCTGGGGCGGATGGGGCCCTCG GATTCTTTGGGGCTCTGCTCTCGCTCCTGTGCCAGAACTTCTCCATGGTGGACGTGGTGATGCTGCTCCATGGACATTTCCAGCCCCTTCAGCGGCTCCAGCCCCAGCTGCGAGCCTTTTTCCACCAGCACTACCTGGGTGGCCAGGACCCCACACCTGGTAACATCCGG ACGGCAACCCACACGCTGATCAACGGGCTAGAAGAATACGTGCGGGAGAGTTTT TCTCTGGTGGAGGTCCAGCCAGGCGTGGACATCATTCGGACAAACCTGGAATTTCTCCAAGAGCAGTTTAATAGCATTGCTGCCCACGTGCTGCACTGCGCAG ACAGTGGATTTGGAGCCCGGCTGCTGGAGTTGTGTAACCAGGGCCTGTTTGAATGCCTGGCCCTGAACCTGCACTGCTTGGGGGGACAGCAGATGGAGCTGGCTGCTGTTATCAATGGCCGAATT CGCCGCATGTCGCGTGGGGTGAATCCGTCTTTGGTGAGCTGGCTGACCACGATGATGGGACTGCGGCTTCAGGTGGTACTAGAACACATGCCTGTAGGCCCTGACGCCATCCTGAGATACGTCCGTAGAGTTGGTGATCCACCCCAG GCGCTTCCTGAGGAGCCAATGGAAGTCCAGGGAGCAGAGAGAACGTCCCCTGAACCCCAG CGGGAGAACGCTTCCCCAGCCCCGGGAACAACAGCAGAAGAAGCCATGTCCCGAGGCCCACCCCCAGCTCCTGAGGGGGGCTCCCGAGATGAGCAAGATGGAGCTTCAGCTGATACAGAACCTTGGGCAGCTGCAGTCCCCCCA GAATGGGTCCCTATCATCCAGCAGGACATTCAGAGCCAACGGAAGGTGAAACCGCAGCCGCCCCTGAGTGACGCCTACCTCAGCGGTATGCCTGCCAAGAGACGCAAG
- the BAG6 gene encoding large proline-rich protein BAG6 isoform X15 has translation MEPSDSSSTTMEEPDSLEVLVKTLDSQTRTFIVGAQMNVKEFKEHIAASVSIPSEKQRLIYQGRVLQDDKTLQEYNVGGKVIHLVERAPPQTQLPSSGASSGTGSPSTTHGGGPQPGTRGTGASVHDRNANSYVMVGTFNLPSEPRVRLVMAQHMIRDIQTLLSRMECRGAPQAQPPPQTPTAAPEPAALSSQTTDAEESEAPPREPMAAEEVEEHAPSQSPEPAPSAGPSPSGLTPAPETNAPNHPSPAEYVEVLQELQRLESRLQPFLQRYYEVLGAAATTDYNNNHEGREEDQRLVNLVAESLRLLGNTFVALSDLRCNLACAPPRHLHVVRPMSHYTTPMVLQQAAIPIQINVGTTVTMTGNGTRPPPAASAEAPPPGPGQASSMAPSSTTAESSTEGAPPPGPGPAPPPTASHPRVIRISHQSVEPVVMMHMNIQDSATQPGGVPSAPAGPLGPPGHGQTLGQQVPGFPTAPTRVVIARPTPPQARPSHPGGPPVSGTLGAGLGTNASLAQMVSGLVGQLLMQPVLVAQGSPGMASPPAPATASASAGTTNTATTAGPAPGGPAQPPPPQPSTADLQLSQLLGNLLAPAGPGAGAPGMASSPTITVAMPGVPAFLQGMTDFLQATQTAAPPPPPPPAPEQQASPPPGSPPGGAGSPGGLGPESLPPEFFTSVVQGVLSSLLGSLGARAGSSESIAAFIQRLSGSSNIFEPGADGALGFFGALLSLLCQNFSMVDVVMLLHGHFQPLQRLQPQLRAFFHQHYLGGQDPTPGNIRTATHTLINGLEEYVRESFSLVEVQPGVDIIRTNLEFLQEQFNSIAAHVLHCADSGFGARLLELCNQGLFECLALNLHCLGGQQMELAAVINGRIRRMSRGVNPSLVSWLTTMMGLRLQVVLEHMPVGPDAILRYVRRVGDPPQALPEEPMEVQGAERTSPEPQRENASPAPGTTAEEAMSRGPPPAPEGGSRDEQDGASADTEPWAAAVPPEWVPIIQQDIQSQRKVKPQPPLSDAYLSGMPAKRRKLRSDIQKRLQEDPNYSPQRFPNAHRAFADDP, from the exons ATGGAGCCCAGTGATAGTAGCAGTACCACTATGGAGGAGCCTGACAGCCTggaggtgctggtgaagacccTGGACTCTCAGACGCGGACCTTTATTGTGGGGGCGCAG ATGAACGTGAAGGAGTTTAAGGAGCACATTGCCGCCTCTGTTAGCATCCCGTCCGAGAAGCAAAGGCTCATCTACCAGGGGCGTGTGCTGCAGGACGATAAGACGCTCCAGGAATACA ATGTTGGAGGAAAGGTTATTCATTTGGTGGAACGGGCTCCTCCTCAGACTCAGCTCCCTTCATCTGGAGCATCTTCTGGGACCGGGTCTCCTTCAACTACCCATGGTGGGGGACCCCAGCCTGGTACTCGGGGTACTGGGGCCTCAGTTCATGACCGGAATGCCAACAGCTATGTCATGGTTGGAACCTTCAATCTTCCT AGTGAACCACGGGTACGGCTGGTAATGGCTCAGCACATGATCAGGGACATACAGACCCTGTTGTCCCGGATGGAG TGTCGAGGGGCCCCTCAAGCCCAGCCGCCTCCCCAGACGCCGACGGCCGCCCCTGAGCCAGCAGCCTTGAGCTCCCAGACAACAGACGCGGAGGAAAGTGAAGCCCCTCCTCGGGAGCCTATGGCGGCGGAAGAGGTCGAGGAGCACGCCCCATCTCAGAGCCCGGAGCCTGCCCCTTCTGCTGGTCCGTCCCCTTCGGGACTGACGCCTGCACCAGAGACAAATGCACCCAA ccacccttctcctgcgGAATACGTCGAGGTGCTCCAGGAGCTGCAGCGGCTGGAGAGCCGCCTCCAGCCCTTCCTGCAGCGCTACTATGAGGTGCTGGGTGCTGCCGCCACCACGGACTATAACAACAAC CACGAAGGCCGAGAGGAGGACCAGCGCTTGGTCAACCTGGTGGCGGAGAGCCTGCGGCTGCTGGGCAACACCTTCGTGGCGCTGTCGGACCTGCGCTGCAACCTGGCCTGCGCCCCCCCACGGCACCTACATGTGGTCCGGCCCATGTCCCACTACACCACCCCTATGGTGCTCCAGCAGGCGGCCATTCCCATCCAG ATCAATGTTGGCACCACTGTGACCATGACGGGGAATGGGACTCGGCCCCCCCCGGCTGCCAGTGCGGAGGCACCTCCCCCAGGTCCTGGGCAGGCCTCGTCGATGGCTCCCTCCTCTACCACTGCTGAGTCCTCCACTGAGGGGGCTCCCCCCCCGGGGCCGGGACCAGCACCGCCCCCAACCGCCAGCCACCCGAGGGTCATCCGCATTTCCCACCAGAGCGTGGAGCCCGTGGTGATGATGCACATGAACATTCAGG ATTCTGCCACGCAGCCTGGTGGGGTTCCGAGTGCTCCTGCTGGCCCTCTTGGACCCCCTGGTCACGGCCAAACCCTGG GACAGCAAGTGCCAGGTTTTCCAACAGCTCCTACCCGGGTGGTGATTGCCCGGCCCACCCCTCCACAGGCTCGTCCTTCTCACCCGGGGGGGCCCCCAGTCTCTGGCACTCTG GGTGCCGGGCTGGGCACCAACGCCTCCTTGGCCCAGATGGTGAGCGGCCTCGTAGGGCAGCTTCTCATGCAGCCCGTCCTTGTGG CTCAAGGGAGCCCGGGGATGGCTTCAcctccagcccctgccactgcctctGCCAGTGCCGGCACCACCAACACGGCCACCACCgctggccctgccccaggcgggcCTGCCCAGCCTCCACCCCCACAACCCTCCACGGCCGACCTTCAGCTGTCCCAGCTCCTGGGGAACCTCCTGGCACCAGcggggcctggggctggagcgCCTGGCATGGCGTCGTCCCCCACCATCACTGTAGCTATGCCTGGGGTTCCGGCCTTCCTCCAGGGCATGACTGACTTCTTGCAG GCAACTCAGACGGCCGCgccacccccaccgccaccccctgCCCCGGAGCAGCAGGCTTCTCCCCCTCCGGGGTCCCCTCCTGGAGGCGCGGGGAGCCCTGGAGGCCTGGGTCCCGAGAGCCTGCCCCCAGAGTTCTTCACGTCGGTGGTGCAGGGTGTGCTGAGCTCCCTGCTGGGCTCCTTGGGCGCGAGGGCCGGTAGCAGTGAGAGCATCGCAGCCTTCATACAGCGCCTCAGTGGCTCCAGCAACATCTTTGAGCCTGGGGCGGATGGGGCCCTCG GATTCTTTGGGGCTCTGCTCTCGCTCCTGTGCCAGAACTTCTCCATGGTGGACGTGGTGATGCTGCTCCATGGACATTTCCAGCCCCTTCAGCGGCTCCAGCCCCAGCTGCGAGCCTTTTTCCACCAGCACTACCTGGGTGGCCAGGACCCCACACCTGGTAACATCCGG ACGGCAACCCACACGCTGATCAACGGGCTAGAAGAATACGTGCGGGAGAGTTTT TCTCTGGTGGAGGTCCAGCCAGGCGTGGACATCATTCGGACAAACCTGGAATTTCTCCAAGAGCAGTTTAATAGCATTGCTGCCCACGTGCTGCACTGCGCAG ACAGTGGATTTGGAGCCCGGCTGCTGGAGTTGTGTAACCAGGGCCTGTTTGAATGCCTGGCCCTGAACCTGCACTGCTTGGGGGGACAGCAGATGGAGCTGGCTGCTGTTATCAATGGCCGAATT CGCCGCATGTCGCGTGGGGTGAATCCGTCTTTGGTGAGCTGGCTGACCACGATGATGGGACTGCGGCTTCAGGTGGTACTAGAACACATGCCTGTAGGCCCTGACGCCATCCTGAGATACGTCCGTAGAGTTGGTGATCCACCCCAG GCGCTTCCTGAGGAGCCAATGGAAGTCCAGGGAGCAGAGAGAACGTCCCCTGAACCCCAG CGGGAGAACGCTTCCCCAGCCCCGGGAACAACAGCAGAAGAAGCCATGTCCCGAGGCCCACCCCCAGCTCCTGAGGGGGGCTCCCGAGATGAGCAAGATGGAGCTTCAGCTGATACAGAACCTTGGGCAGCTGCAGTCCCCCCA GAATGGGTCCCTATCATCCAGCAGGACATTCAGAGCCAACGGAAGGTGAAACCGCAGCCGCCCCTGAGTGACGCCTACCTCAGCGGTATGCCTGCCAAGAGACGCAAG
- the BAG6 gene encoding large proline-rich protein BAG6 isoform X4 yields the protein MEPSDSSSTTMEEPDSLEVLVKTLDSQTRTFIVGAQMNVKEFKEHIAASVSIPSEKQRLIYQGRVLQDDKTLQEYNVGGKVIHLVERAPPQTQLPSSGASSGTGSPSTTHGGGPQPGTRGTGASVHDRNANSYVMVGTFNLPSDGSAVDVHINMEQAPIQSEPRVRLVMAQHMIRDIQTLLSRMECRGAPQAQPPPQTPTAAPEPAALSSQTTDAEESEAPPREPMAAEEVEEHAPSQSPEPAPSAGPSPSGLTPAPETNAPNHPSPAEYVEVLQELQRLESRLQPFLQRYYEVLGAAATTDYNNNHEGREEDQRLVNLVAESLRLLGNTFVALSDLRCNLACAPPRHLHVVRPMSHYTTPMVLQQAAIPIQINVGTTVTMTGNGTRPPPAASAEAPPPGPGQASSMAPSSTTAESSTEGAPPPGPGPAPPPTASHPRVIRISHQSVEPVVMMHMNIQDSATQPGGVPSAPAGPLGPPGHGQTLGQQVPGFPTAPTRVVIARPTPPQARPSHPGGPPVSGTLQGAGLGTNASLAQMVSGLVGQLLMQPVLVAQGSPGMASPPAPATASASAGTTNTATTAGPAPGGPAQPPPPQPSTADLQLSQLLGNLLAPAGPGAGAPGMASSPTITVAMPGVPAFLQGMTDFLQATQTAAPPPPPPPAPEQQASPPPGSPPGGAGSPGGLGPESLPPEFFTSVVQGVLSSLLGSLGARAGSSESIAAFIQRLSGSSNIFEPGADGALGFFGALLSLLCQNFSMVDVVMLLHGHFQPLQRLQPQLRAFFHQHYLGGQDPTPGNIRTATHTLINGLEEYVRESFSLVEVQPGVDIIRTNLEFLQEQFNSIAAHVLHCADSGFGARLLELCNQGLFECLALNLHCLGGQQMELAAVINGRIRRMSRGVNPSLVSWLTTMMGLRLQVVLEHMPVGPDAILRYVRRVGDPPQALPEEPMEVQGAERTSPEPQRENASPAPGTTAEEAMSRGPPPAPEGGSRDEQDGASADTEPWAAAVPPEWVPIIQQDIQSQRKVKPQPPLSDAYLSGMPAKRRKTMQGEGPQLLLSEAVSRAAKAAGARPLTSPESLSRDLEAPEVQESYRQQLRSDIQKRLQEDPNYSPQRFPNAHRAFADDP from the exons ATGGAGCCCAGTGATAGTAGCAGTACCACTATGGAGGAGCCTGACAGCCTggaggtgctggtgaagacccTGGACTCTCAGACGCGGACCTTTATTGTGGGGGCGCAG ATGAACGTGAAGGAGTTTAAGGAGCACATTGCCGCCTCTGTTAGCATCCCGTCCGAGAAGCAAAGGCTCATCTACCAGGGGCGTGTGCTGCAGGACGATAAGACGCTCCAGGAATACA ATGTTGGAGGAAAGGTTATTCATTTGGTGGAACGGGCTCCTCCTCAGACTCAGCTCCCTTCATCTGGAGCATCTTCTGGGACCGGGTCTCCTTCAACTACCCATGGTGGGGGACCCCAGCCTGGTACTCGGGGTACTGGGGCCTCAGTTCATGACCGGAATGCCAACAGCTATGTCATGGTTGGAACCTTCAATCTTCCT AGTGACGGCTCTGCTGTGGATGTTCACATCAACATGGAACAGGCCCCAATTCAG AGTGAACCACGGGTACGGCTGGTAATGGCTCAGCACATGATCAGGGACATACAGACCCTGTTGTCCCGGATGGAG TGTCGAGGGGCCCCTCAAGCCCAGCCGCCTCCCCAGACGCCGACGGCCGCCCCTGAGCCAGCAGCCTTGAGCTCCCAGACAACAGACGCGGAGGAAAGTGAAGCCCCTCCTCGGGAGCCTATGGCGGCGGAAGAGGTCGAGGAGCACGCCCCATCTCAGAGCCCGGAGCCTGCCCCTTCTGCTGGTCCGTCCCCTTCGGGACTGACGCCTGCACCAGAGACAAATGCACCCAA ccacccttctcctgcgGAATACGTCGAGGTGCTCCAGGAGCTGCAGCGGCTGGAGAGCCGCCTCCAGCCCTTCCTGCAGCGCTACTATGAGGTGCTGGGTGCTGCCGCCACCACGGACTATAACAACAAC CACGAAGGCCGAGAGGAGGACCAGCGCTTGGTCAACCTGGTGGCGGAGAGCCTGCGGCTGCTGGGCAACACCTTCGTGGCGCTGTCGGACCTGCGCTGCAACCTGGCCTGCGCCCCCCCACGGCACCTACATGTGGTCCGGCCCATGTCCCACTACACCACCCCTATGGTGCTCCAGCAGGCGGCCATTCCCATCCAG ATCAATGTTGGCACCACTGTGACCATGACGGGGAATGGGACTCGGCCCCCCCCGGCTGCCAGTGCGGAGGCACCTCCCCCAGGTCCTGGGCAGGCCTCGTCGATGGCTCCCTCCTCTACCACTGCTGAGTCCTCCACTGAGGGGGCTCCCCCCCCGGGGCCGGGACCAGCACCGCCCCCAACCGCCAGCCACCCGAGGGTCATCCGCATTTCCCACCAGAGCGTGGAGCCCGTGGTGATGATGCACATGAACATTCAGG ATTCTGCCACGCAGCCTGGTGGGGTTCCGAGTGCTCCTGCTGGCCCTCTTGGACCCCCTGGTCACGGCCAAACCCTGG GACAGCAAGTGCCAGGTTTTCCAACAGCTCCTACCCGGGTGGTGATTGCCCGGCCCACCCCTCCACAGGCTCGTCCTTCTCACCCGGGGGGGCCCCCAGTCTCTGGCACTCTG CAGGGTGCCGGGCTGGGCACCAACGCCTCCTTGGCCCAGATGGTGAGCGGCCTCGTAGGGCAGCTTCTCATGCAGCCCGTCCTTGTGG CTCAAGGGAGCCCGGGGATGGCTTCAcctccagcccctgccactgcctctGCCAGTGCCGGCACCACCAACACGGCCACCACCgctggccctgccccaggcgggcCTGCCCAGCCTCCACCCCCACAACCCTCCACGGCCGACCTTCAGCTGTCCCAGCTCCTGGGGAACCTCCTGGCACCAGcggggcctggggctggagcgCCTGGCATGGCGTCGTCCCCCACCATCACTGTAGCTATGCCTGGGGTTCCGGCCTTCCTCCAGGGCATGACTGACTTCTTGCAG GCAACTCAGACGGCCGCgccacccccaccgccaccccctgCCCCGGAGCAGCAGGCTTCTCCCCCTCCGGGGTCCCCTCCTGGAGGCGCGGGGAGCCCTGGAGGCCTGGGTCCCGAGAGCCTGCCCCCAGAGTTCTTCACGTCGGTGGTGCAGGGTGTGCTGAGCTCCCTGCTGGGCTCCTTGGGCGCGAGGGCCGGTAGCAGTGAGAGCATCGCAGCCTTCATACAGCGCCTCAGTGGCTCCAGCAACATCTTTGAGCCTGGGGCGGATGGGGCCCTCG GATTCTTTGGGGCTCTGCTCTCGCTCCTGTGCCAGAACTTCTCCATGGTGGACGTGGTGATGCTGCTCCATGGACATTTCCAGCCCCTTCAGCGGCTCCAGCCCCAGCTGCGAGCCTTTTTCCACCAGCACTACCTGGGTGGCCAGGACCCCACACCTGGTAACATCCGG ACGGCAACCCACACGCTGATCAACGGGCTAGAAGAATACGTGCGGGAGAGTTTT TCTCTGGTGGAGGTCCAGCCAGGCGTGGACATCATTCGGACAAACCTGGAATTTCTCCAAGAGCAGTTTAATAGCATTGCTGCCCACGTGCTGCACTGCGCAG ACAGTGGATTTGGAGCCCGGCTGCTGGAGTTGTGTAACCAGGGCCTGTTTGAATGCCTGGCCCTGAACCTGCACTGCTTGGGGGGACAGCAGATGGAGCTGGCTGCTGTTATCAATGGCCGAATT CGCCGCATGTCGCGTGGGGTGAATCCGTCTTTGGTGAGCTGGCTGACCACGATGATGGGACTGCGGCTTCAGGTGGTACTAGAACACATGCCTGTAGGCCCTGACGCCATCCTGAGATACGTCCGTAGAGTTGGTGATCCACCCCAG GCGCTTCCTGAGGAGCCAATGGAAGTCCAGGGAGCAGAGAGAACGTCCCCTGAACCCCAG CGGGAGAACGCTTCCCCAGCCCCGGGAACAACAGCAGAAGAAGCCATGTCCCGAGGCCCACCCCCAGCTCCTGAGGGGGGCTCCCGAGATGAGCAAGATGGAGCTTCAGCTGATACAGAACCTTGGGCAGCTGCAGTCCCCCCA GAATGGGTCCCTATCATCCAGCAGGACATTCAGAGCCAACGGAAGGTGAAACCGCAGCCGCCCCTGAGTGACGCCTACCTCAGCGGTATGCCTGCCAAGAGACGCAAG